The nucleotide window CCTGGGCGTGATCGGCCACCAGGCGGGCGGTGAGCTCGCTGAGCAGATCGTCCCAGCTCTGGTAGCCGGGGGGCAGCATGCTGTCGGGCCTGGCATTGAGCAACTGGCGCAGCGGGTATTCCAGCTGGTTGTCCAGAGGCGAGGGATCGAACCTGGGCTCGGTCTTGGTCAGGCCGAACAGGGGCGCAAAGAGCCGCTTCATCAGGGCCTGGCGAAAGCCCTTGATCAGCGGAAAGGCCCTCTCTTCCAGGCTGGCCCGTTGCTGCCAGCTGGACACCAGTCGCCTGGCCTTGACCACATCCGCCGAGGGCGGCAGCAGGCTCAGCTCGGCATCCAGCCGGGTGGCCCAGTACTGGTAAAGGGGCACGCCGTCGTCATGCTGAATGGCGAAGAAGTCCTGTTCGTCGAAGCTGTCCCTGGCGTAGAGGCGATCGCGGATCTGCCCGGCCCGGGCGCCAAGGGCGTAGCCGCCGTCGCCGATGCGCTCCAGCTCGGCGCCGCCCAGCATGCGCTGGTTGGCACTCCAGATCCGTCCCGTGGCCGGGTTGAGACGGCGGGGGTAGGCGCTGGCCGGCAGGCGCAGGGCAAAGGTCTTGTCGCCGTCGGCCAGGGACACCGGTGCCAGGCCGTCGTAGCCGCTGCGCTGGGGCAGGGGGCCGGCCGGGATCCAGGCCAGGTTGCCGCGGCGGTCGGCCAGCACCAGATTCTGGGTGGGAATGCCCATCTGGGGGGCCAGCGCCAGGGCGCAGGACACGTCCAGGCAGTGCACCAGCTCCAGCAGCTTGAGGTTGACGCCATCTTCCTGGTGGGCGGTCCACAGCTGGGCATAGGGGCGGCCGTCGGGCAGGGTGCCCATCACCGGGCCCCAGCGGCTCTCCTCGACGGTGAGGGTAACGGGCTCTGTGCCGGCCACCTGGATGGTTTCGGTGATCTTGGTCAAGGGCTCCGACCCGTCCGCTGTCCGATAATGGCCCTGCTCGTCCAGCTCCAGGGCCACCAGATCGGAAAAGTCGCCATAGGCGTTGGTGAAGCCCCAGGCCAGGTGGCCGTTGCTGCCGCTGACCAGGGCCGGGGCGCCGGGCAGGGTCAGGCCGGCCCTGAGCTGGCGGCCAACCCGGGCACTGATGCGGTACCAGATATTGGGCACCCTCAGGGTCAGGTGCATGTCGTTGGCCAGCAGGGCCCGCCCGTCCTCGGTGAGGCGGCCGGACACCGCCCAGGCGTTGGAGCCGGGCAGCAGATCGCTGTCTTTTATGGTCACCTCGCCGGCCGGCAGCAGCTCGGCGGGCCAGGCCAGGGCCGGCATGGCCTTGAGTTGCAGCCTGCTGCCGTCCAGGGGGGCGTCCAGGGTGCCACCGCCCGGGGTGAGGAAGTCGACCAGCTCGGCGGGCCAGTGCTGGTTGAGGTAGGCCAGGCTCCACTCCCTGGCCTCCAGGGTGCCCTGGAGATCCAGGTACATGGCGTAGATAACCAGCAGGGAGTCCTCCACCGTCCAGGCCTGGGGCTGCTGTCGCAGCAGCCAGTATTCGAAGGGTCTGCTGGCCAGTTCGTTCAGGCCGGCGTTAACTCCGGCCACGTAGGATTGCAGCAGCGCCTGTTGTGCCCGGTCGAGCCGCTGCCAGTTCTGCCTGGCACGGGCCCGGAAGCGGTGGCGGCGTAGATCCCGGTCGTGCTCCAGGGCTTTTTCGCCGAACAGGGCGGCCAGCTCGCCGGCGGCGGAGCGGCGCAGCAGGTCCATCTGGAAAAAGCGCTCCTGGCCGTGTAAAAAACCTAGAGCCCTGGCCATATCGGTTTCGTTTTCGGCCAGGATCAGGGGCACCCCCAGCTGGTCCCTGTCTATCCGAACCGGCTTTTCCAGGCCGGGCAGGGACAGGCGCCCCGCCAGGGTGGCGGTGCTGCTTTGCAGGAGCGCGTAAACGGAAAGGACGCTGACGATAACAAAGGCAATGGGCCATCTGTACCACATGGGGGTTGTTCCTGTGCTGGGCCGGGCTCGGATAGCCAAGATAACCATTGATTTGACCACATTCCACTCATTGCGCTGGGTATTGTTATGGGCCTTTGGCTGCGGTTGTTCTCCCTTCCCGTCCTGCTGGCGATCCTGGCAGCCCTGTGTTGGTACCAGGGCTGGCTGGCGCCGCTGTCCCAACCCTGGATCCTGCTGGCCCTGGTGGCCGTCTGCATCCCCTGGATGGCCTGGCAGAGCCATGCCTATATCCACAGCTGGCTGGCCCTGACCCACAAGGACTCGCTGCCGACCCTGGTGCAGCGCCACCTGCAGCTGGAGGAAAAGGACAGGGCCCTCAGCCAGCTCAAGGTCCAGGCCGAAGAAGGCTGGCTGAAACTGGACAAGGACTTCTGCATCGAGGCCCTGGACGGCCAGGCGGCGCGGCTGCTGGCGGTGAAGCCTGAGGAGGTCATGGGCCGCAACCTGATCTCCCTGGACAGCCTGCGCTGGCCCTACGCCGAGCTCAAGAGCTGGCAGGCGTCCGGCGCCAGCCAGGGCCAGTGGCAGGCCGGCGGCCTGGATCTGTTCGGCTTCCAGCTCAGGGGCCATTACTGGCTGCTGCTGCGGGCCGACAGCCGGCTGCAAAAGGAAAACCGCCGCCTGCGCCAGTACATCCGCCGCGATCCCCTCACCGGCCTCTACAACCGCCAGCGCTTCGTGCAGCTGCTGACCCGGCGCTGCGAGGAAAAGCCCCTGGGCCTGCTGGTGCAGCTCAACGTCCACCACTTCCGCCTGTTCAACGACACCATCGGCTTCGCCGCCGGCGACGTGTTGCTGCAGACCCTGGGCAAGACGCTGCAGGAGGCCCTTCACCATGGCGAACTGGCCGCCCGCGGCGGCGGCGACGTGTTCTGGCTGCTGCTGGACAAGGCCGACAACTGGCAGGCCAGGCTCGAGGAGCTGCTGACCAGGCTGGGCGAGCTGCCCTGCCTGTGGCAGGACAGCGCCATTCGCCTGGATCTGATCGCCGGGGTGGCGGAGCTGGAGCCGGAGCTGGATCCCTGGGAGCTGCTGCGCCGGGCCGACGTGGCCTGCCACCACGCCAGTGAAACCGAGCTGGCCTGGCAGCGCTACCAGGAGGACTTGCCCGGCATCGACAACCGCCAGCAGGCCAGCCAGTGGGCCCAGAAGGTGTCCCGGGCCCTGGCCGTGGACGACTTCCTGCTCTTCTACCAGCCGCTGATGTCCCTGAAGCACCCCATGGGCCCCTTCAAGGCCGAGGTGCTGGTGCGCATGGTGGCCGACGACGGCACCCTGGTCAGCCCCGGGCGCTTCCTGGCGGCGGCGGAACGCTTCAAGCTGATGAAGCAGCTGGACCGCTGGGTGCTCAAGTCGGTCATCGACTGGCTCGGCCAGCACCGGGACTGCTGGGACAGGTTGATCCTGGCCGTGAACCTGTCCGGGGAGTCCATGACCGATCCGCTGCTGGCCAGGCAGATCAGCCAGTGGCTGCTGGAGGCCGGCGTGCCTGGGCGCTGCCTGTGCGTGGAGATCACCGAGTCGGTGGCCATCGACAGCCTGCCCAGGGCCAGGCGCTTCATGGCCAGCCTGCAGAAGCTGGGCATCCGCTTCGCCCTGGATGACTTCGGCACCGGCTTTTCCTCCTTCCGCTATCTGCAGAACCTGCCGGTGGACTACGTGAAGATCGACGGCTCCTTGATCCGGGATCTGGCCGGCAACCAGCGCGACCGGGCCATGGTCCAGGCCCTGGCCACCGTCTGCCATTCCTTGTCGCTGCCGGTGGTGGCGGAGTTCGTGGACGACGAGCGGCTGCTGCCCATCCTCAGGGAGCTGGGGGTGGACTTCGCCCAGGGCAACCTTATCGGCCGGCCGTCCCGCCTCGACCTGCTGCCCCAGGAACTGAACCCGGCCCAGCAGCAGGCCTGAGCCACGGGCATAAAAAAACAGGGCCTTTCGGCCCTGTTTTCTTGTCCGGCTGGGTCAATCAGACCGCGGCCAGCTGGCGCAGGGTCTCCTTGCCGCTGCGGGCGGCGCGGTGGGCCACCGGCTTTTCCTTCTGGCTCTTCAGCTGGCGCTCCAGCTTCTGGCCCAGGTTGTTGACGGCGGTGTACATGTCCTCGTGCTGGGCCTCGGCGAACAGATCCCCCTGGGGAATGCCGACAGTGGCTTCGATATGGAACTGGTCTCCTTCCTTCTTGACGATGACATGGGGGTTGATTAGGGGCACTTGCAGCTTTTTCAGCTTATCGAATCGGCTTTGGATGCGGTCTTTCAGGGGAGCGGTAACGGTGAATGTTTTGCTGGTGATTTCAACAGGCAT belongs to Gallaecimonas sp. GXIMD4217 and includes:
- a CDS encoding bifunctional diguanylate cyclase/phosphodiesterase; this encodes MGLWLRLFSLPVLLAILAALCWYQGWLAPLSQPWILLALVAVCIPWMAWQSHAYIHSWLALTHKDSLPTLVQRHLQLEEKDRALSQLKVQAEEGWLKLDKDFCIEALDGQAARLLAVKPEEVMGRNLISLDSLRWPYAELKSWQASGASQGQWQAGGLDLFGFQLRGHYWLLLRADSRLQKENRRLRQYIRRDPLTGLYNRQRFVQLLTRRCEEKPLGLLVQLNVHHFRLFNDTIGFAAGDVLLQTLGKTLQEALHHGELAARGGGDVFWLLLDKADNWQARLEELLTRLGELPCLWQDSAIRLDLIAGVAELEPELDPWELLRRADVACHHASETELAWQRYQEDLPGIDNRQQASQWAQKVSRALAVDDFLLFYQPLMSLKHPMGPFKAEVLVRMVADDGTLVSPGRFLAAAERFKLMKQLDRWVLKSVIDWLGQHRDCWDRLILAVNLSGESMTDPLLARQISQWLLEAGVPGRCLCVEITESVAIDSLPRARRFMASLQKLGIRFALDDFGTGFSSFRYLQNLPVDYVKIDGSLIRDLAGNQRDRAMVQALATVCHSLSLPVVAEFVDDERLLPILRELGVDFAQGNLIGRPSRLDLLPQELNPAQQQA
- the raiA gene encoding ribosome-associated translation inhibitor RaiA; amino-acid sequence: MPVEITSKTFTVTAPLKDRIQSRFDKLKKLQVPLINPHVIVKKEGDQFHIEATVGIPQGDLFAEAQHEDMYTAVNNLGQKLERQLKSQKEKPVAHRAARSGKETLRQLAAV
- a CDS encoding penicillin acylase family protein, with the protein product MWYRWPIAFVIVSVLSVYALLQSSTATLAGRLSLPGLEKPVRIDRDQLGVPLILAENETDMARALGFLHGQERFFQMDLLRRSAAGELAALFGEKALEHDRDLRRHRFRARARQNWQRLDRAQQALLQSYVAGVNAGLNELASRPFEYWLLRQQPQAWTVEDSLLVIYAMYLDLQGTLEAREWSLAYLNQHWPAELVDFLTPGGGTLDAPLDGSRLQLKAMPALAWPAELLPAGEVTIKDSDLLPGSNAWAVSGRLTEDGRALLANDMHLTLRVPNIWYRISARVGRQLRAGLTLPGAPALVSGSNGHLAWGFTNAYGDFSDLVALELDEQGHYRTADGSEPLTKITETIQVAGTEPVTLTVEESRWGPVMGTLPDGRPYAQLWTAHQEDGVNLKLLELVHCLDVSCALALAPQMGIPTQNLVLADRRGNLAWIPAGPLPQRSGYDGLAPVSLADGDKTFALRLPASAYPRRLNPATGRIWSANQRMLGGAELERIGDGGYALGARAGQIRDRLYARDSFDEQDFFAIQHDDGVPLYQYWATRLDAELSLLPPSADVVKARRLVSSWQQRASLEERAFPLIKGFRQALMKRLFAPLFGLTKTEPRFDPSPLDNQLEYPLRQLLNARPDSMLPPGYQSWDDLLSELTARLVADHAQANWPTWGEQNLSAIRHPLSAALPPWLGRYLDAPAAPQSGDAHAPHVSGARFGASGRLVVVPGREENAILVMPGGQSGHPLSPYYLAGHDAWLEGSPQPLLAGQAKWRLELQPASDH